A section of the Elusimicrobiota bacterium genome encodes:
- a CDS encoding ATPase, T2SS/T4P/T4SS family, whose product MKATPRTILVVEDNKDYRSLVSVLLSRHSYRVMEAADGRSALESVLRHQPDLIILDFNMPRMNGYELLQELRSRMELRSIPVIMFTGAPNRQHLKSINLEVSDFLEKPVSNGKLLESVRKALESLPEPETPGEAAPDAAPPMTADAAPEEGQAAREENTVAPSLPPSIEEEDFFTPAPPVQLPTILPPGDRSAEPRASPPAAARAPQPEAPLPPEVTAPAALDEEGLIGEESLDDLSGDNDIAVESADDKKEEAADLHGLEELAQDSPLINRVNRILMRAVEMRASDIHIEPGEDKVTVRVRVDGSLKLLCTLPIAIHPRLTARIKIMSNLSITERRLPQDGQFRAQIKGSKVEFRISTLPCSRGEKIVMRVLGQSKLKGNLADLDLTPRDLACVEKALHAPHGLILVTGPTGSGKTTTLYTMISMLNRPDVNIMTAEDPVEYELAGISQVKIRPSIGLTFESALRAFLRQDPDIMLIGEIRDLETAEIAVKASITGHLVFSTLHTNSAPASIVRLVHMGVAPYLVAASVRLIVAQRLVRKLCPRCKRAGELSDEDKKFLNEAEVAALKTVFRAPGCGYCHQTGYSGRKSVFEVMPVDSLALRQLIVNSQQADALQDLVEKEGLTTLRQAALRVVASGDTSVDEALKIMMGG is encoded by the coding sequence TTGAAGGCGACGCCGCGGACCATCCTGGTCGTCGAAGACAATAAGGACTACCGCTCCTTGGTCAGCGTCCTGCTCTCCAGGCACTCCTATCGGGTGATGGAGGCGGCGGACGGGCGCAGCGCTCTGGAGTCTGTGCTGCGCCACCAGCCGGACTTGATCATCCTCGATTTCAACATGCCCAGGATGAACGGCTACGAGCTGCTCCAGGAGCTGCGCAGCCGCATGGAGCTGCGGAGCATCCCGGTCATCATGTTCACGGGCGCGCCCAACCGGCAGCACCTCAAGAGCATCAACCTGGAGGTCTCGGATTTCCTGGAGAAGCCGGTCAGCAACGGGAAGCTCCTGGAGAGCGTCAGGAAGGCGCTGGAGTCCCTGCCTGAGCCCGAGACTCCCGGTGAGGCGGCCCCGGACGCGGCGCCGCCCATGACGGCCGACGCAGCCCCCGAAGAGGGCCAGGCCGCGCGTGAGGAGAACACCGTCGCGCCGTCTTTGCCCCCTTCCATAGAGGAAGAAGACTTCTTCACCCCCGCGCCGCCCGTGCAGTTGCCCACCATCTTACCTCCGGGGGATCGTTCAGCGGAGCCTCGGGCAAGCCCCCCAGCCGCGGCCAGAGCGCCGCAGCCCGAGGCTCCGCTTCCTCCGGAGGTCACCGCTCCGGCGGCGCTGGACGAGGAGGGCCTCATTGGGGAGGAGTCTCTGGATGACCTGTCCGGGGATAACGATATCGCGGTCGAGTCCGCGGACGACAAGAAGGAGGAGGCCGCGGACCTCCACGGCCTCGAGGAGTTGGCGCAGGATTCTCCCCTCATCAACCGCGTCAACCGCATCCTCATGCGCGCCGTCGAGATGCGGGCCTCCGACATCCACATCGAGCCGGGGGAGGACAAGGTCACCGTGCGCGTGCGCGTCGACGGCTCCCTCAAGCTGCTCTGCACCTTGCCCATCGCCATCCACCCGCGCCTGACCGCGCGCATCAAGATCATGTCCAACCTCTCCATCACGGAGCGGCGCTTGCCCCAGGACGGCCAGTTCCGGGCGCAGATCAAAGGCAGCAAGGTCGAGTTCCGCATCAGCACCTTGCCCTGCTCCCGGGGCGAGAAGATCGTCATGCGCGTCCTCGGCCAGAGCAAGCTCAAGGGCAACCTGGCCGACCTCGACCTCACGCCTCGGGACCTGGCCTGCGTGGAAAAAGCCCTGCACGCGCCGCACGGCCTCATCCTGGTCACGGGCCCCACGGGCAGCGGCAAGACCACCACCCTCTACACCATGATCAGCATGCTCAATCGTCCGGACGTCAACATCATGACCGCGGAGGATCCGGTCGAATACGAGCTGGCCGGCATCTCCCAGGTCAAGATCCGGCCCAGCATCGGGCTCACCTTCGAATCCGCGCTGCGCGCCTTCCTGCGCCAGGACCCGGACATCATGCTCATCGGGGAGATCCGGGACTTGGAGACCGCGGAGATCGCGGTCAAGGCCTCTATCACCGGGCACCTAGTCTTCTCGACTTTGCACACCAACAGCGCGCCGGCGTCCATCGTCCGGCTGGTCCACATGGGTGTCGCTCCTTATCTGGTGGCGGCGAGCGTGCGCCTGATCGTCGCCCAGCGCCTGGTGCGCAAACTCTGCCCCCGGTGCAAGAGGGCGGGCGAGCTCTCGGACGAGGACAAGAAGTTCCTCAACGAGGCAGAGGTCGCGGCCCTTAAGACCGTGTTCCGCGCTCCGGGCTGCGGTTACTGCCATCAAACCGGCTACTCGGGCCGCAAGTCGGTCTTTGAAGTGATGCCGGTCGACAGCTTGGCCCTGCGCCAGCTCATCGTCAACAGCCAGCAGGCTGATGCCCTCCAGGACCTCGTGGAAAAGGAGGGTCTGACCACCCTGCGCCAAGCGGCTCTGCGGGTGGTGGCCTCCGGGGATACCTCGGTCGACGAAGCCCTCAAGATCATGATGGGAGGATGA
- a CDS encoding acetyl ornithine aminotransferase family protein, which translates to MTTKTAPAQTDYPRIVTVPPGPKARKVIALDKQWTSPSYIKEYPLVMAGGKGAMVEDVDGNRYIDWMAGIAVNSTGYNHPRVIKAIHEAADKFLHICGTDFYYESLALLCEKLAKSAPGPDKYRVFLTNSGTEAVEGAVKLARYHTKRPQLIAFEGAFHGRSYAAVSLTSSKVKYRAGFGPMLPGISHLPYDNPYRGGDPMAAAHKLFESRVSPKDVAAVFMEPIQGEGGYIMPRPEFVRAWRKLCDEHGILLVFDEIQSGVGRTGKMWACEHFGVEPDILLTAKGLGSGLPIGAIVAKEKVMTWGLGTHGTTFGGNPVCCAAALATLEIVEGGLLANAAKMGERLLAGLRKLQENHPCIGDVRGVGLMIGVEFVKDRKTKVPDTDLVAKLEQLAFLKGLLLLSCGKAVIRVAPPLVLNAHDVDAGLDILDQCLAELGG; encoded by the coding sequence ATGACGACCAAGACCGCCCCCGCCCAGACCGACTACCCCCGCATCGTGACCGTCCCCCCCGGCCCCAAGGCCCGGAAGGTCATCGCCCTGGACAAGCAGTGGACCTCGCCCTCCTACATCAAGGAGTATCCCCTGGTCATGGCCGGGGGCAAGGGCGCCATGGTCGAGGACGTGGACGGCAACCGCTACATCGACTGGATGGCCGGCATCGCCGTCAATTCGACGGGCTACAACCACCCCCGGGTCATCAAAGCCATCCACGAGGCCGCCGACAAGTTCCTCCACATCTGCGGCACGGATTTCTATTACGAGTCCCTGGCCCTGCTGTGCGAGAAGCTCGCCAAGAGCGCGCCCGGCCCGGACAAATACCGCGTGTTCCTTACGAATTCCGGCACCGAGGCGGTCGAGGGCGCGGTCAAGCTCGCGCGCTACCACACCAAGAGGCCCCAACTCATCGCCTTCGAGGGCGCCTTCCACGGCCGCTCTTACGCCGCGGTGAGCCTGACCTCCAGCAAGGTCAAGTATCGGGCCGGCTTCGGGCCCATGCTCCCGGGAATCAGCCACCTCCCCTACGACAACCCCTACCGGGGCGGCGACCCCATGGCCGCGGCGCACAAGCTCTTCGAGAGCAGGGTCTCGCCCAAGGACGTGGCCGCGGTGTTCATGGAGCCTATCCAGGGAGAGGGCGGCTACATCATGCCCCGGCCCGAGTTCGTGCGCGCCTGGCGCAAGCTCTGCGACGAGCACGGCATCCTGCTTGTCTTCGACGAGATCCAGTCCGGCGTGGGCCGCACCGGCAAGATGTGGGCCTGCGAGCACTTCGGCGTGGAGCCGGACATTCTGCTCACGGCCAAGGGACTGGGCTCCGGCCTGCCCATCGGCGCGATCGTGGCCAAGGAGAAGGTCATGACCTGGGGCCTGGGCACCCACGGCACGACCTTCGGCGGCAATCCGGTCTGCTGCGCCGCGGCTTTGGCCACCCTGGAAATCGTCGAGGGCGGGCTCCTCGCCAACGCGGCCAAGATGGGCGAGCGCCTGCTCGCCGGACTGCGCAAGCTGCAGGAGAATCATCCCTGCATCGGCGATGTCCGCGGCGTGGGCCTGATGATCGGGGTGGAGTTCGTCAAGGACCGCAAGACCAAGGTCCCGGACACCGACCTGGTGGCCAAGCTTGAGCAGCTCGCCTTCCTCAAGGGCCTGCTGCTGCTCTCCTGCGGCAAGGCCGTCATCCGGGTGGCGCCGCCCTTGGTGCTCAACGCTCACGACGTGGACGCGGGCCTGGACATCCTGGACCAGTGCCTCGCCGAGCTGGGAGGCTGA
- a CDS encoding aminotransferase class III-fold pyridoxal phosphate-dependent enzyme produces the protein MPAIAERRYPHSPVFYRNLRRPMPCIVRGEGCYLYDEAGKRYLDASGGAFVANIGHGVEELSRALFEQGSKVAYVNGTAFTSEPVEELAAELATLSPAGMDKAYFLSSGSEAVEAALKLARQHWVEMGLHAKHKVISQTPGYHGNTLLALSASAREHYKKLYGPWLVKVPMIPAPYPYRCSCAGAAECPVCTGAVLEEAILREDPETVAAFIAEPIGGSSTGASVPRPDYYKRVRDICDRYQVLFIADEVLTGAGRTGKWLAMEYYGTQPDIITMGKGISGGYVPLSAVITSPRIIDPIARGSGAFKHAQTFSHVPSICAVGLAAVRYIKSRKLVDLAAETGQTLQKRLKTLQSLPGVGDVRGIGMLAAVEFVADKATRRPFPRALKFAETFTEAAQEAGLVVWPNVGQADGEDGDLVMIAPPFIISPAEIDSLVSLFKTALEATLHKTQGA, from the coding sequence ATGCCCGCCATCGCTGAGCGCCGCTACCCGCACTCGCCGGTCTTCTACCGCAACCTGCGCCGACCCATGCCCTGCATCGTGCGCGGGGAGGGCTGCTATCTCTACGACGAGGCGGGCAAGCGCTACCTCGACGCCTCGGGTGGGGCCTTCGTGGCCAACATCGGCCACGGAGTGGAGGAGCTCAGCCGCGCCCTCTTCGAGCAGGGGTCCAAGGTGGCCTACGTCAACGGCACCGCCTTCACGAGCGAGCCGGTGGAGGAGCTCGCCGCGGAGCTGGCCACCCTCTCCCCCGCGGGGATGGACAAGGCCTACTTCCTATCCAGCGGCTCCGAGGCCGTGGAGGCGGCGCTCAAGCTCGCCCGGCAGCACTGGGTCGAGATGGGCTTGCACGCCAAGCATAAGGTCATCTCCCAGACCCCGGGCTACCACGGCAACACGCTGCTGGCCCTCTCGGCCTCGGCCCGGGAGCACTACAAGAAGCTCTACGGCCCCTGGCTGGTCAAGGTGCCCATGATTCCGGCGCCCTATCCCTACCGCTGCTCCTGCGCGGGCGCGGCGGAATGCCCGGTCTGCACCGGCGCGGTCCTCGAGGAGGCCATCCTGCGCGAGGATCCCGAGACCGTGGCCGCGTTCATCGCCGAGCCCATCGGCGGCTCCTCCACCGGGGCCAGCGTGCCGCGCCCTGACTACTACAAGCGCGTGCGGGACATCTGCGACCGCTACCAGGTGCTGTTCATCGCCGACGAGGTGCTGACCGGCGCCGGCCGCACGGGCAAGTGGCTGGCCATGGAGTATTACGGTACCCAGCCCGACATCATCACGATGGGCAAGGGCATCAGCGGCGGCTACGTCCCCCTCTCCGCCGTGATCACCTCGCCGCGCATCATCGACCCCATCGCGCGCGGCAGCGGCGCCTTCAAGCACGCCCAGACCTTCTCCCACGTCCCCTCCATCTGCGCCGTGGGGTTGGCCGCGGTGCGCTACATCAAGTCGCGCAAGCTCGTGGACCTGGCCGCCGAGACGGGGCAGACCCTCCAGAAGCGGCTCAAGACCCTGCAGAGCCTGCCCGGTGTGGGCGACGTGCGCGGCATCGGGATGCTGGCCGCCGTCGAGTTCGTGGCCGACAAGGCGACCCGCCGGCCGTTCCCGCGGGCGCTCAAGTTCGCCGAGACCTTCACCGAGGCGGCCCAGGAGGCCGGCCTGGTGGTCTGGCCGAACGTGGGCCAGGCCGACGGCGAGGACGGCGACTTGGTCATGATCGCTCCCCCGTTCATCATCAGCCCGGCGGAGATCGACTCGCTGGTCTCCCTGTTCAAGACCGCCCTGGAGGCGACCCTCCACAAGACCCAAGGAGCCTGA
- a CDS encoding CoA transferase subunit A codes for MKNKVVSMKEAVSGLVKDGDIVVIEGFTHLICFAAGHEIIRQGRKDLTLARLTPDLIYDQMIAAGVARKLVFSWAGNPGVGSLHAFRRAVEAQPPKLEIEEYSHFGMVARFSAGCANVPFWIMRDYKGSDIPAANPLIRAVKCPYTGEELATVPALRPDVTIVHAQRADKTGNTQIWGLLGVQKEAAFASRKVIVVAEDIVDESVVRSDPNRTLIPGFQVDAVVHEPWGAHPSFAQGYYDRDNDFYVSWDKIARDEASLKKYLDEFVYGVSGRAEYMKKQPGLAERLSAKNMVCQGVNYGY; via the coding sequence ATGAAGAACAAAGTGGTCAGCATGAAGGAGGCCGTCTCCGGCCTGGTCAAGGACGGCGACATCGTGGTCATCGAGGGCTTCACGCACCTGATCTGCTTCGCCGCGGGCCACGAGATCATCCGCCAGGGCCGCAAGGACCTGACCTTGGCGCGCCTGACCCCCGACCTAATCTACGACCAGATGATCGCGGCCGGGGTGGCGCGCAAGCTGGTCTTCTCCTGGGCCGGCAACCCGGGCGTGGGGTCTTTGCACGCCTTCCGCCGCGCGGTCGAAGCCCAGCCGCCCAAGCTCGAGATCGAGGAGTACTCCCATTTCGGCATGGTGGCGCGATTCTCGGCGGGCTGCGCCAACGTCCCTTTCTGGATCATGCGCGATTACAAGGGCTCGGACATCCCGGCCGCCAATCCCTTGATCCGCGCCGTCAAGTGCCCCTATACCGGCGAGGAGTTGGCCACGGTCCCGGCCTTGCGGCCGGACGTGACCATCGTGCACGCCCAGCGCGCCGACAAGACCGGCAACACCCAGATCTGGGGCCTGCTGGGCGTGCAGAAGGAGGCCGCCTTCGCCTCCCGCAAGGTCATCGTGGTGGCCGAGGATATCGTCGACGAGTCCGTGGTGCGCTCCGACCCCAACCGCACGCTCATCCCGGGCTTCCAGGTGGACGCCGTGGTTCATGAGCCCTGGGGCGCGCACCCCTCCTTCGCCCAGGGCTACTACGACCGCGACAACGATTTCTACGTAAGCTGGGACAAGATCGCGCGCGACGAGGCCAGCCTCAAGAAGTACCTCGACGAGTTCGTCTACGGCGTCAGCGGCCGGGCCGAGTATATGAAGAAGCAGCCGGGCCTGGCCGAGCGCCTGAGCGCCAAGAACATGGTCTGCCAGGGGGTCAACTATGGCTACTGA
- a CDS encoding acyltransferase domain-containing protein, with the protein MSPKYCVLFAGQSVQAQGMCRELWRIPAARDILERLKPSLGDDLEHITTEMPGPELAKTFNAQRAIHAHHLGNWFAYKAAHPELELCGAVGHSMGVVAALVAAGALSVEDSGLFIRARAQAFSDVCRTFAEPQGMAAVITKKLGEFKDRIAAFPGVSLALHNTLGKGTIGGKLADIEAFAAHVKKEGWPMKVLVLKVEGPYHTAAFTPCKPALQAAVEKIALRPPQIPVFMGTSGRAESDPARIRSLLVEQADHLERHFDAVRAAFDGGCRDFIEVGYKPQPIAWLSDQLVGEDGKALAGVAALAVKTEALGEKVE; encoded by the coding sequence ATGAGCCCGAAATACTGCGTGCTTTTCGCCGGACAATCCGTGCAGGCCCAGGGGATGTGCCGTGAGCTCTGGCGCATACCCGCCGCCCGGGACATTCTGGAGCGGCTCAAGCCCTCCTTGGGCGACGACTTGGAGCACATCACCACCGAGATGCCCGGCCCGGAGCTGGCCAAGACCTTCAATGCCCAGCGCGCCATACACGCCCATCATCTGGGCAATTGGTTCGCCTACAAGGCCGCGCATCCGGAGTTGGAGCTCTGCGGCGCGGTCGGCCACTCCATGGGCGTGGTCGCGGCCCTGGTCGCGGCCGGGGCGCTGAGCGTGGAGGACTCCGGGCTCTTCATCCGGGCCCGGGCCCAGGCCTTCTCCGACGTGTGCCGGACCTTCGCCGAGCCCCAGGGCATGGCCGCGGTCATCACCAAGAAGCTCGGCGAGTTCAAAGACCGCATCGCGGCTTTCCCCGGGGTGTCCTTGGCCCTGCACAACACGCTGGGCAAGGGCACCATCGGAGGCAAGCTCGCGGACATCGAGGCCTTCGCGGCGCACGTCAAGAAGGAAGGCTGGCCCATGAAGGTGCTGGTCCTGAAGGTCGAGGGCCCGTATCACACCGCGGCCTTCACCCCGTGCAAGCCGGCCCTTCAGGCCGCGGTGGAGAAGATCGCCCTGCGGCCGCCGCAGATCCCGGTCTTCATGGGAACCTCCGGGCGCGCCGAATCCGACCCGGCGCGCATCCGGTCGCTCCTGGTGGAACAGGCCGACCATCTGGAGCGGCACTTCGACGCGGTCCGGGCCGCCTTCGACGGCGGCTGCCGGGACTTCATCGAGGTCGGGTACAAGCCTCAGCCCATCGCCTGGCTCTCCGACCAGCTCGTCGGCGAAGACGGCAAGGCTCTGGCCGGGGTGGCGGCCCTCGCGGTCAAGACCGAAGCGCTCGGGGAAAAGGTAGAATAG
- a CDS encoding ketoacyl-ACP synthase III — protein MLSILGLGYSLAKTELDNDFLHKEVGLALGPDWVKARLGIYKRFTILSKDYIKDTKNANPNAAIALARSQGQTPVTLGAEAARQALEHAGVKPEQIGLVIANNDTPFETIPSTANLVAKALGIGSGPHFDANTSCSSFARHMQLLCEMEPSLPEYVLAVQTAAYTTRTDYTTRCMDGYIWGDGAAAQVLSAKRPGRLKVTPVEFGTKPDGADDVVIDAAGHFHQKGAAVKEFALAKTCELFRTAAQRHGLDLKTVYTIAHQNNFTMQSKIVKALELPEERHLRNVQDQGNTAAAGVPSVLAQNLPRLKAGDCIVYAVVGSGLAWGAGVLEVL, from the coding sequence ATGCTGAGCATATTAGGCTTGGGTTATTCGCTCGCCAAGACGGAGCTCGACAACGACTTCCTGCACAAGGAGGTCGGCCTGGCTTTGGGTCCGGACTGGGTCAAGGCGCGTCTGGGCATCTACAAGCGGTTCACCATCCTCAGCAAGGACTACATCAAGGACACCAAGAACGCCAATCCCAACGCCGCCATCGCGTTGGCCCGCAGCCAAGGGCAGACCCCCGTCACCTTGGGTGCCGAGGCCGCCCGCCAAGCCCTGGAGCATGCCGGCGTCAAGCCCGAGCAGATCGGCCTCGTCATCGCCAACAACGACACCCCCTTCGAGACCATCCCCAGCACCGCCAACCTGGTGGCCAAGGCCCTGGGCATCGGCTCCGGCCCCCATTTCGACGCCAACACCTCATGCTCGAGCTTCGCCCGCCATATGCAGCTGCTCTGCGAGATGGAGCCCAGCCTGCCCGAATATGTGCTCGCCGTGCAGACCGCGGCCTACACCACCCGCACCGACTACACCACCCGTTGCATGGACGGCTACATCTGGGGCGACGGGGCCGCGGCCCAGGTGCTCTCCGCCAAGCGGCCCGGACGGCTGAAGGTCACGCCCGTCGAATTCGGCACCAAGCCGGACGGCGCCGATGACGTGGTCATCGACGCCGCCGGCCATTTCCACCAGAAGGGAGCGGCGGTCAAGGAGTTCGCGCTGGCCAAGACCTGCGAACTCTTCCGGACCGCGGCGCAGCGCCACGGCCTGGACCTCAAGACCGTCTACACCATCGCCCACCAGAACAATTTCACCATGCAGAGCAAGATCGTCAAAGCCCTGGAGCTCCCCGAGGAGCGCCACCTGCGCAACGTCCAGGACCAGGGCAACACCGCCGCCGCGGGCGTGCCCTCGGTGCTGGCCCAGAACCTGCCCCGCCTCAAGGCCGGCGACTGCATCGTCTACGCCGTGGTCGGCTCCGGCCTGGCCTGGGGCGCGGGAGTCCTCGAGGTCCTGTGA
- a CDS encoding ATP-binding protein: protein MLKPGGASESSRPARTKAPSLAEIGAEYIASLGRAIKLAALYRSNHPMAAEAIREAYNLLDLAFATAQQERVDLSLADGRWLVNETPALAETQAPDSIRILFQGHGLRSLSFWRGIKPFELAAMCELAAVPPERAQGAVDDFFVQRGVKHIRHDQERYSRASAKPLPAAPRAAPGPGPGAGAAQPPSAAAPSSKAGLSFGSVLKKLVESAVEDPGERVHLYEDTVRLVKEAMDEHVAQATAALRGEKALTAKVLTSVAEGKVIVDKEGNVLMMNPAAEELAGKSLADMAGKNIMESVSTGENMVAMAKDLGAEPGTNPEVAVSADHEVGRALRRSMAVVEDDSGRVVGTYTGLPDVVKFKETLRLQEEFLSRVTHDLQAPLASINCALELLSERAGATLGPEDNGFLDVCLRNSQQLGSMISEILDFSKLRAGKISIRQAPTSLTGLLKEAVDSLQPWANNKGISLSFRAPSPDLMVMADHQRIVQVLANLISNAIKFTPEGGQIVAAAAAKPDAHGHVICAVKDTGCGISKEGIKKLFEKFSQVGSNDGSQPGVGLGLALVSEFIKLHGGTVWVQSEEGKGSTFYFTLPSEEGERIASA from the coding sequence ATGCTCAAGCCAGGCGGCGCTTCAGAGTCTTCCAGACCGGCGCGGACCAAGGCCCCGTCCCTGGCGGAGATTGGCGCGGAGTACATCGCCAGTCTGGGCCGTGCGATCAAGCTGGCGGCGCTCTACCGCAGCAACCACCCCATGGCCGCCGAGGCCATCCGTGAAGCCTACAACCTTCTGGACCTGGCCTTCGCGACCGCGCAGCAGGAGCGCGTGGACCTGTCCTTGGCCGACGGACGCTGGCTGGTCAACGAGACGCCGGCGCTGGCCGAGACCCAGGCCCCTGACTCCATACGGATCCTGTTCCAGGGGCATGGCTTGCGCAGCCTGAGTTTTTGGCGCGGGATAAAGCCTTTCGAGCTTGCCGCCATGTGCGAACTGGCCGCGGTACCGCCGGAGCGGGCCCAGGGCGCGGTGGACGATTTCTTCGTCCAGAGGGGCGTCAAGCACATCAGGCACGACCAGGAGCGCTACTCCCGCGCTTCGGCCAAGCCGCTGCCTGCGGCGCCGCGCGCCGCGCCGGGCCCGGGCCCCGGCGCTGGGGCCGCCCAGCCGCCCAGCGCGGCGGCTCCGTCCAGCAAGGCCGGGCTGAGCTTCGGCTCCGTCCTCAAGAAGCTGGTCGAGTCCGCGGTGGAGGACCCTGGCGAGCGGGTCCATCTCTACGAGGACACGGTGCGCCTGGTCAAAGAGGCCATGGATGAGCACGTGGCCCAGGCCACCGCGGCCTTGCGGGGCGAGAAGGCGCTGACCGCGAAAGTGCTCACCTCCGTGGCCGAAGGCAAGGTCATCGTGGACAAGGAAGGCAATGTCCTCATGATGAACCCGGCCGCCGAGGAGCTCGCGGGCAAGAGCTTGGCCGATATGGCGGGCAAGAATATCATGGAGAGCGTCTCCACGGGCGAGAATATGGTGGCCATGGCCAAGGACCTCGGCGCCGAGCCTGGGACCAATCCGGAGGTGGCTGTGTCCGCGGACCACGAGGTCGGACGGGCCCTGCGCCGGTCCATGGCCGTAGTCGAGGACGACTCCGGCCGGGTCGTGGGCACCTACACCGGGCTGCCGGACGTGGTCAAGTTCAAGGAGACGCTCCGGCTCCAGGAGGAGTTCCTCTCGCGCGTGACCCATGACCTGCAGGCCCCGCTGGCCTCCATCAACTGCGCGCTGGAGCTCTTGAGCGAGCGGGCCGGAGCGACGCTGGGGCCGGAGGACAACGGTTTCCTGGACGTCTGCCTGCGCAACAGCCAGCAGCTCGGCTCCATGATCAGCGAGATCCTGGACTTCTCCAAGCTGCGCGCCGGCAAGATCAGCATCCGGCAGGCTCCCACTTCCCTCACCGGGCTGCTCAAGGAAGCGGTGGACAGCCTCCAGCCCTGGGCCAACAACAAGGGGATCAGCCTCTCCTTCCGGGCCCCGTCTCCGGACCTGATGGTCATGGCCGACCATCAGCGCATCGTGCAGGTGCTCGCCAACCTCATCTCCAACGCCATCAAGTTCACCCCGGAGGGCGGCCAGATCGTGGCCGCTGCCGCTGCCAAGCCGGACGCGCACGGGCATGTGATCTGCGCGGTAAAGGACACCGGCTGCGGCATATCCAAGGAGGGCATCAAGAAGCTCTTCGAGAAGTTCTCCCAGGTCGGCAGCAACGACGGCTCCCAGCCGGGCGTGGGCCTGGGCCTGGCGCTGGTCAGCGAATTCATCAAGCTTCACGGCGGGACGGTCTGGGTGCAGAGCGAGGAAGGCAAGGGCTCGACTTTCTACTTCACTTTGCCGTCGGAAGAAGGAGAGCGCATAGCTTCGGCGTAA
- a CDS encoding response regulator transcription factor, with product MTEGPTLRYKILLVDDEEDFRKMLRSFLREAGHTVLDADSGREALLAAVDSQPDIVISDVQMPEMGGFELCRRLRAERRTAALPIVLMSGASRQERDQLEGFSLGADDYVLKPFEPPILLAKIMAVLRRYATAAEFCEILRADGVALDVQARTVSHGGRRVDLTRKEFDLLTLLLRKRGHVLTPKFLLESVWGYDLAEYNDPHTVTVHLSSLRRKLGPRLGRRIVTVPGSGYRFEL from the coding sequence ATGACCGAAGGCCCCACGCTGCGCTACAAGATCTTGCTCGTCGACGACGAGGAGGATTTCCGCAAGATGCTGCGTTCCTTCCTGCGCGAGGCCGGCCATACCGTGCTCGACGCTGACTCGGGCCGGGAGGCCTTGCTCGCCGCGGTGGATTCCCAGCCGGACATCGTCATCTCCGACGTGCAGATGCCGGAGATGGGTGGTTTCGAGCTCTGCCGCCGCTTGCGCGCGGAACGCCGGACCGCGGCGCTCCCCATCGTGCTCATGTCCGGCGCCAGCAGGCAGGAACGGGACCAGTTGGAGGGCTTCTCGCTGGGCGCCGACGACTACGTGCTCAAGCCTTTCGAGCCGCCCATCCTCCTGGCCAAAATCATGGCCGTTCTGCGCCGCTACGCCACCGCGGCCGAGTTCTGCGAGATCCTGCGGGCCGACGGAGTGGCCCTCGACGTGCAGGCCCGGACCGTCAGCCACGGCGGCCGGCGCGTCGACCTCACCCGCAAGGAGTTCGACCTCCTGACCCTTCTGCTGCGCAAGCGCGGGCACGTGCTCACCCCGAAGTTTTTGCTCGAGTCGGTCTGGGGCTACGACTTGGCCGAGTACAACGATCCGCACACCGTGACCGTGCACCTTTCCTCCCTGCGCCGCAAGCTCGGGCCGCGTCTGGGCCGCCGCATCGTGACGGTGCCGGGCAGCGGCTACCGCTTCGAGCTCTGA
- a CDS encoding SDR family NAD(P)-dependent oxidoreductase, whose translation MKDGIAVVTGATGGIGRAVALLIAERSRGRLRLALHCRGNRAAAEELSRRIPGSFVVAADLASGEGRQALLDAVLAQGEPTVLVNSAGVDKPYEPGLLIREESFDRILAINLKAPLFLMKLFGKVMTGSGGGAIVNVSSALASQALAGCSVYRASKAALEALTKQFAFELGRGGVRVNAVAPGFVETPMTADVPEQVREGIRSGTALGRFATPETVAEAVWQLIDNESISGAVLPVDGGMNL comes from the coding sequence GTGAAGGACGGCATCGCGGTCGTCACCGGAGCCACGGGCGGCATCGGCCGCGCCGTGGCCCTGCTCATCGCCGAGCGCTCCCGCGGCCGCCTGCGCCTGGCCCTGCACTGCCGAGGCAATCGGGCCGCGGCCGAAGAGCTCTCGCGCCGCATCCCCGGCTCCTTCGTGGTGGCCGCGGACCTTGCCAGCGGCGAGGGCCGCCAAGCCCTTCTCGACGCGGTACTGGCCCAGGGGGAGCCCACAGTCCTGGTCAACAGCGCGGGCGTGGACAAGCCCTACGAGCCCGGCCTGCTCATCCGGGAGGAGTCCTTCGACCGCATCCTGGCCATCAACCTCAAAGCCCCCCTCTTCCTGATGAAGCTCTTCGGCAAGGTCATGACAGGCTCCGGCGGCGGAGCCATCGTCAACGTGAGCTCGGCCCTGGCCAGCCAAGCCCTGGCCGGCTGCTCCGTCTACCGCGCCTCCAAGGCCGCTTTGGAGGCGCTGACCAAGCAGTTCGCCTTCGAGCTGGGCCGCGGCGGCGTACGGGTCAACGCGGTCGCGCCCGGCTTCGTGGAGACGCCCATGACCGCCGACGTGCCTGAGCAGGTCCGGGAGGGCATCCGCTCCGGGACCGCGCTGGGCCGCTTCGCGACCCCGGAAACCGTGGCCGAGGCCGTCTGGCAGCTCATCGACAACGAATCCATCAGCGGCGCCGTGCTCCCCGTCGACGGGGGCATGAACCTCTAG